One genomic segment of Plasmodium cynomolgi strain B DNA, chromosome 14, whole genome shotgun sequence includes these proteins:
- a CDS encoding hypothetical protein (putative) — protein sequence MNEQAKNGQGRRASPAKVERATDDEAEKKEFCLFYICELLNMIYSTYRNSKPMYVHFVCSKERGSESEVEAECGSGTKRGSKRGSKRGSKSESNGGGNGGGNDGSNGGGNHEGGSAAGRKGFYYTPNSVLEQYFPDHFKNVHFLCAHYAMWENEPSNDESKDDSLTRSNLNDGLNKHKRRGIIDSHGEQSSSTYRKGQTFYFIFTFYMQPNFLWEEINIPIFHDKGYIECKFDCISDFMKFNDVANLSNQVKLRVHNQTLIQCIRGGGASGASANRGALNGGHSNASVPNGGHSNASVPNGGHSNTSSLNGVNPTNQRRGDVHLLPFFTSSHCLRKNYQVCLTRVISFNDRGVYCKRDQAEDLPIQLLLLVRKKLHKKVKTMEREAALVCHLRRSETKGGGHTKGDYTKGDFSKGDYSKGDSPKFVLAKEDPPKNSSNITATIRSDEYSDGTARTSGSRRGDLHVDRSNSKNARDNLAGVDYDEIHKLINCAETIFKKRISDQQLEKLLLRTRSRGNPHSETTRGSLSNLASAANLANLANLANIANLASVANMANIASIPNLGAPDRRGGLSPSRTNFPKDEAMDVHLGLDDYYEFVRSGKNELESTFRDPWQLGIDMNKTSKKNKF from the coding sequence GAGGAAGCGAAAGCGAGGTGGAGGCCGAGTGTGGAAGCGgcaccaaaaggggaagcaaaagggggagcaaaaggggaagtaaaaGTGAAAGCAATGGTGGAGGCAATGGTGGAGGCAATGATGGAAGCAATGGTGGAGGCAACCATGAAGGTGGAAGCGCAGCCGGGAGGAAAGGCTTCTACTATACCCCCAACTCGGTGCTGGAGCAGTACTTCCCTGACCACTTTAAAAACGTGCACTTCCTATGTGCGCATTATGCTATGTGGGAGAATGAGCCAAGTAATGATGAGAGCAAAGATGATTCCCTCACCAGGAGCAACCTTAACGATGGATTAAACAAACACAAAAGAAGGGGAATCATCGATAGTCATGGTGAACAAAGTAGCTCAACGTATCGAAAGGGACAGACTTTTTACTTTATCTTCACCTTTTACATGCaaccaaattttttatgggAAGAAATCAACATACCCATATTTCACGACAAGGGATATATCGAGTGCAAGTTTGATTGTATTAGcgattttatgaaatttaaTGACGTGGCGAATTTAAGCAACCAGGTCAAGTTACGGGTACACAATCAGACGCTGATACAGTGCATTCGAGGGGGTGGAGCAAGTGGGGCCTCCGCGAACAGAGGTGCTCTCAACGGAGGGCATTCCAATGCGAGTGTTCCCAACGGGGGGCATTCCAATGCGAGTGTTCCCAACGGAGGACACTCCAACACGAGCTCTCTCAACGGAGTTAACCCCACGAACCAGCGAAGGGGAGATGTGCACCTCCTGCCCTTTTTCACCTCAAGTCACTGCTTgcgaaaaaattaccaagTATGCCTCACCAGAGTTATCAGCTTTAACGATAGAGGCGTGTACTGTAAGAGGGACCAGGCAGAGGACCTCCCCATTCAGCTGCTGCTTCTCGTTCGAAAGAAGCtgcacaaaaaggtgaagactATGGAGAGGGAGGCAGCGCTGGTGTGCCATCTGAGGAGAAGCGAgacgaagggggggggacacACAAAGGGGGACTACACAAAGGGGGACTTCTCAAAGGGGGACTACTCAAAGGGGGACTCCCCCAAGTTCGTTCTCGCCAAAGAGGACCCACCGAAGAACAGCTCCAACATTACTGCCACCATCCGAAGTGACGAGTATTCCGACGGCACAGCCCGAACCAGCGGCAGCAGAAGAGGGGACCTGCACGTGGATCGTTCCAACTCCAAGAACGCGCGGGACAACCTGGCGGGGGTCGACTACGATGAGATTCACAAGCTCATCAATTGCGCAGAAAcgattttcaaaaaaagaatctcAGACCAGCAGTTGGAGAAGTTACTCCTGCGGACGCGCAGCAGGGGCAATCCCCATAGTGAGACAACTCGGGGCAGTCTCTCCAACCTGGCCAGTGCCGCCAACCTCGCCAACCTCGCTAACCTGGCCAACATCGCCAACTTAGCCAGCGTGGCCAACATGGCAAACATCGCCAGTATTCCTAACCTGGGTGCCCCTGATAGGAGGGGGGGCCTCTCACCCAGCAGGACCAACTTCCCAAAAGACGAAGCCATGGATGTGCACCTGGGCCTGGACGATTACTATGAATTCGTTCGCtcgggaaaaaatgaattagaaAGCACGTTTCGAGATCCTTGGCAGCTCGGCATTGATATGAACAAGACGagcaaaaagaacaaattt
- a CDS encoding hydrolase (putative), with amino-acid sequence KNMYIKKKYQELLKYKESDECLNDLLQRNSVKLITIDIDGTLADDDSKISDENLSAIKIAKRLGIKVILATGKLHHIAMRMFTKKQKDIYEIEKMDGVYSHGAYLNIRGVNYVYRKFNMIDIEFILFALSSHNVLKNAIFVTPTDVYVFNDDPEFKKKYAIYESGVDVPVNGPAVKSLDKRYNAVLLTNIKDILMIGDIVSIEIFEKIYPEQEPFKELHTELFPELESRFK; translated from the coding sequence aaaaatatgtacattaaGAAAAAGTATCAAGAGCTACTGAAGTACAAGGAGTCCGATGAATGCCTAAACGATTTGTTACAAAGAAATTCTGTCAAATTAATTACAATCGATATAGATGGAACCCTAGCAGATGACGATAGTAAAATAagtgatgaaaatttaaGTGCTATTAAGATTGCCAAGCGATTAGGTATTAAGGTCATTCTTGCAACAGGGAAATTGCATCACATTGCGATGAGGATGTTCacaaagaagcagaaggatatttacgaaatagaaaaaatggatggaGTGTATTCACATGGAGCTTACCTCAACATCAGAGGAGTCAATTATGTATACAGAAAATTTAACATGATTGATATcgagtttattttattcgcTTTGTCATCAcataatgttttaaaaaatgccatttttgtaacACCTACTGATGTGTACGTGTTTAATGACGATCCAGAATTTAAGAAGAAGTATGCAATTTACGAATCGGGAGTTGATGTACCTGTGAATGGACCTGCTGTCAAGTCTTTGGACAAACGGTATAATGCAGTTTTGCTTACCAATATCAAGGATATCCTTATGATTGGTGATATCGTTTCCATAgaaatttttgagaaaatttatCCTGAACAGGAACCATTTAAGGAATTACATACAGAATTATTTCCCGAGTTGGAGAGTAGATTTAAG